AGCGTGTACCTTTCTTTTGAAACTTAGCACTATAACAAGGCTTTGCACTTAAGAACTTGCTCATAGATATCAGAATTCTTACAGAGTGTATGATTTCCTCATCCTAGCTAGTCAATAACTGTGGGCGTATGAAGCAACATGCCCCTGTGGAATGATCAACAGAGTTGCAGATAGTGCAGATCCTTGGGTTGGTCACTGTTTGTCGTACCTTGGGCTAGGCTAGTTCTGGATGTATGCTCTTGATACCTTTAGCTAGGGTGAATGCATTGAATGTTGGATGTACTCTTTTGTTGCTAGCATGTCTCTGTTGTTAGCATGTCTCTGTTGTGATCTTCTGCATTAGGGGCCCATATTGGAGAACCCAAGCGCAATTGCCCTTGTAGTAGCGCTGCTTGCCCTGGTTAGCATAGTTTGGTACCCATTTGAATGGCTGATATGTGTCATATTTGGATGTCACTTTTACCCAGATTCTTATATGTTGTGATGGACCTATATACCCCACCATTTCTTAATTAATGTGATGGACCGTATACTTTTGAAATGTAAACATAGCTTTCTCCTGAAGCTATTTCTGATGATGTTCATTTTTtgacaaatgaaaattttgccaTAACTAAACTTTGTCCACTGCATTCTGAAAATCTACAACTGTTGTATTAAAGATTGGAAAAGCTTGGCAAAAGAAGATGTTGCTTGTCATTAAACTTagtttttgtcatacttttacCGAGCTCTTCAATTTGCttatcatgcaaaatgataaatatGCCATGAAAACTAAGCCACAGTGTTGATCCTGCAGCTTAATATCCTTTGGTGATTTTTAAAGAATAAAATTTGTATTAGCTATTAACCCTGTTTTAACTCACAGCATCACAATCTGTGAAGAAAATCATTGAAATTAATCCCTACATGCTGGGCACAATGGCTGGAGGTGCTGCTGACTGCCAGTTTTGGCACAGAAATTTGGGAATAAAGGTACTTTTACTATGCAGAACCCTCTCTTAGTGATACTATTATGTCTAGAGAGCAAGCGCTATGTTGTGTCCTCCTTTTTTCTGTTGGATCCATGCTGCTCAATGATGTTAAAGTACATGGATAGtggttattctttttttttttctttagtaGTATTTCAAGTAATAGTTGTAATCAAAATCTGGGTTAATATAGCTCTCTAGAATTATTGAGCATTCCCTAATCTGTTTGCTTGATTTAGTATTCAGGTAGAATCAGGTGATTAGGGACACTTAAAAGTTGGGATGAACGTTGGTCATCATGCTTGTTAACTGCCTCTGGACTTTACATGTTCCATGCATTAGATTATATATAAATGACCATATCAAAATTTAGGAGTTGGGGAAACAATAAATGAATGGAATCATGTTTACAGGGACAGAATAAGTCATGAAATTTTCCTCTAGATTATAAATTTTCTGCAAGATGGGTGCTAAATATAGAAAAATTGGACGATTAACAGGCAAAGATCTTATCTCGCTTCAGAATTAGTCAAGTAACGGTTCCTTTCTGCTAACTTTGCAACATTTCATCAATGTAATGTTTCGGGTCTGTCATTACACATTTTTCTTTGGAAGTTGGTTTGCATGTGCCTATTAAGCCCATCTGGAAAAGCAGAAAGCCTAGTAAAAAGTTAGTTACTTGTACATAATGCATTATCTGGCTATGGGAAGAAAATTGATCGGTAGTCTTGCATATTTCAGTGCCGCCTACATGAACTCGCAAACAAGAGAAGAATTTCTGTTACGGGGGCGTCAAAGTTGCTAGCCAACATACTGTACTCTTATCGTGGAATGGGGTTGTCTGTCGGAACAATGATTGCTGGGTGGGATGAAAAGGTACTGCTGGTTTTCTGCAGGGATTTGTCATGTATTTTGTATGCAGATATAGCATCAACTCTATGTTCTGACTGAGCATTCTTTATGTGTTTCTTTAGGGTCCTGGCCTATACTACGTGGACAGTGAAGGGGGACGGCTTAACGGAAACAGATTCTCTGTCGGATCTGGTTCACCATATGCTTATGGTGTTCTTGATAGTGGGTACgttctttatatatttttctgcTCCATCCAATCTTAGCAATTCTTTGTTGTTTCAGTGGGTCAGAAGTGAAGGCTGGGGTCTGCTTGCATCATTCTTTAAAATGCTTGCCTTTTTCGGGTGTTTCTAATTAAATAAAGCACGGGTGGTTGCTAATTTTCCTGAAACGTCTTTTCTCTTGGTCACTTATCTAGGTACCGCTTTGATATGTCGGTAGAAGAGGCTGCGGAGTTGGCCAGGCGTGCGATTTACCATGCTACATTCCGGGATGGTGCCAGTGGTGGTGTTGTCAGTGGTATGCTTCCTCTCTCCTCTGCTTGTAATCCGATTCTATACCTGAAAATTTGTCGGTCTGTTCTAGTCTTAAGCATGTTTTTTCTGTTGCTTTGTCTTTCTGGTTTTCAGTTTATCATGTGGGACCTGATGGGTGGAAGAAGCTCTCTGGCGACGATGTTGGGGAACTTCATTATGCATATTATCCAGTTGAGCCAACAGTTGAACATGAAATGGCAGAGGCATCATCTTCTTGAGATACTACGatattttggggggggggggggtggatTTTACCTTCATATATGTTCACAATTTGTACTTTGATATTAATCTTGCAAACAGTTCCCAGGAGACCTCCTTTATGGTTTTCTAGTTTCTTCGGACCGTAGGATTCAAGAAGGCTAcatttatttttccagattttgcttCTTGCTGGTTCTGCTTTTGGTAAAAAATGTAGATTATTCGACAATCATTAACAGTTCGTTTGGTAGTTGGATTTATGACTTAACCATCAGTACCTTACGATTTGGTTGCAGTCTCTGGGTGCTAGATGCCGGATATGGTTTGTTTCAGTTGTTGTACTTGATGACAGATCTAAGAAGATAGGCGGGGAATTGAGCCCCGCGTGGCGGTTTGTGAATTTGCAGTGTCCTGGAAAGAAATGTGCAACAACAATAAAAGAGATTTGAGCTGTGTTGTCAGAGTTGCGGGATATTCAATTTGACACCATTCTCAGCTATGGAGGGAGGAAAGTGAAAGGAGGTGGTGGAGCAGGCCGTCAGAGTCTAGTAAATTACGAGATCGGAGGCTGTCATTTGAACTGATAGAACCCAATAGTTgaacttgtccatttccgttgGAGGCTTTTGATGTTATATATCTGTCTACTATAGGAAACgaggaaggaaaggaaaggaaaagaaagaggtATTTCGTCGGTTTATATTGCACGCGATGGGATGCAGCAAGGGGGGAGTTGGGAATGTAACTTGTTTGCAATAATTAGTAGTACATGTCTTTTGCTTGAAGCACCAGTCGCGTCCGAAAACCTTGCTCGTTTTTCCTTTTCAGGGTAAGGGTATGAGTCGTATGACCAAGACCAACCtcatacaaaacaaaaaataaaaagaagaagaagacgagGATGTGGACTTGGCTTTGTGGATATGGCACAGGGATTAGTGTCGGATCATGATTTACCCCGAAAAAAGTAGAATTTATATGGGTAGTGCTTCCGTTAACTTTGCTTCCTAGACAATTTTATGGAGTGTTTGACTAAATAGAATTTGGGTAATGTGTGAGGAGGGGCGGGGCCTGCAGAGACTGCTGAACAACTTCAAACAACAAAGTAGTCGATGGATGATTCGTAGGTGGGGGGAGTGGGTTTAGAAATCCCTTCACTGCAAAgcatcatcttttctttttctttttcttttatgtgTGTGTGGGTGGGTGTTTGTGTTCAAATAGCATCTTGAGTTGGTGCTTCCGTTCatcctattattattattgtctcCCAAAAGCATTTTCTGTCATTTGC
This genomic stretch from Coffea arabica cultivar ET-39 unplaced genomic scaffold, Coffea Arabica ET-39 HiFi ptg000055l, whole genome shotgun sequence harbors:
- the LOC113719639 gene encoding proteasome subunit beta type-5-B-like, which gives rise to MMKIDFSGLEPNSLLRGNPNELLSGLSTAPEFQIPNTNDFDGFQKESVQMVKPAKGTTTLAFIFKEGVIVAADSRASMGGYISSQSVKKIIEINPYMLGTMAGGAADCQFWHRNLGIKCRLHELANKRRISVTGASKLLANILYSYRGMGLSVGTMIAGWDEKGPGLYYVDSEGGRLNGNRFSVGSGSPYAYGVLDSGYRFDMSVEEAAELARRAIYHATFRDGASGGVVSVYHVGPDGWKKLSGDDVGELHYAYYPVEPTVEHEMAEASSS